In the genome of Palaemon carinicauda isolate YSFRI2023 chromosome 15, ASM3689809v2, whole genome shotgun sequence, one region contains:
- the LOC137654194 gene encoding uncharacterized protein, whose translation MDAPVITEQFYPSRRRFQEFPASKDTPALKKSPVPRVPSSKRDPGSKSPQLQKRTRFQVPSFKRDPGFQENPASKETPGSKSPQLQKTPRVPRVPSFKKSPASKETPGSKSLQLQKRPRFQESPASKETPALKETPVPRVPIFKRDPGFKRDPGSKSPHLQKRPQFQQSPASKETPGSKSLQLQKRPRFQESPASKETPTLKETPVPRVPSFKRDPGSKIPQHQKRHRL comes from the exons ATGGACGCTCCCGTAATTACTGAACAGTTTTATCCGTCT AGACGACGGTTCCAAGAGTTCCCAGCTTCAAAAGACACCCCGGCTTTAAAAAAGTCCCCGGTTCCAAGAGTCCCCAGCTCCAAAAGAGACCCCGGTTCCAAGAGTCCCCAGCTTCAAAAGAGAACCCGGTTCCAAGTCCCCAGCTTTAAAAGAGACCCCGGGTTCCAAGAGAACCCAGCTTCAAAAGAGACCCCGGGTTCCAAGAGTCCCCAGCTTCAAAAGACCCCCCGGGTTCCAAGAGTCCCCAGCTTCAAAA AGTCCCCAGCTTCAAAAGAGACCCCGGGTTCCAAGAGTCTCCAGCTCCAAAAGAGACCCCGATTCCAAGAGTCCCCAGCTTCAAAAGAGACCCCGGCTTTAAAAGAGACCCCGGTTCCAAGAGTCCCCATCTTCAAAAGAGACCCCGGCTTTAAAAGAGACCCCGGTTCCAAGAGTCCCCATCTTCAAAAGAGACCCCAGTTCCAACAGTCCCCAGCTTCAAAAGAGACCCCGGGTTCCAAGAGTCTCCAGCTCCAAAAGAGACCCCGGTTCCAAGAGTCCCCAGCTTCAAAAGAGACCCCGACTTTAAAAGAGACCCCGGTTCCAAGAGTCCCCAGCTTCAAAAGGGACCCCGGTTCCAAGATTCCCCAGCATCAAAAGAGACACCGGCTTTAA